The genomic segment CTTCACAGCAGCACGCTCCCGCCACCGGTCTTGTCCGCGGCGACCGCCGAATACGCCGCCGCGAGCAGCGCCGGATCAGGCCCTTCCAGCCGGCCGGGCTTCGCCAGCCCATCCAGGACGACGAACCGGAGCACGCCGGAGCGCGTCTTCTTGTCGGTGCGCATGCCATCGAGCAGTTGGGGCAAGGCGTCCGCGTCATACGTCGTCGGCAGACCGAGCAGCCGCAGCACAGCGGCGTGCCGATCCGCTGTCTCGTCGCCCAGCCGTCCGGCGAGCCGGGCCAGTTCAGCCGCGAACACCAGGCCGACGCTCACCGCAGCACCGTGCCGCCAGCGATACCGCTCGCGCCGCTCGATGGCGTGGCCGAGCGTATGCCCGTAGTTGAGGATCTCTCGCAGATCCGATTCCCGCAGGTCAGCCGAGACGACGTCGGCCTTCACCTGGATCGCGCGCCGGACCAGCTCGGCGAGCACCTCGCCCTGGGTGTCCAGGGCGTCCGCCGGGCTCTGCTCGATCAGTTCGAGGATCCGCGGGTCGGCGATGAACCCGGCCTTGACCACCTCGGCCATCCCGGCGACCAGTTCGTTGGGCGGCAGGGTTTCCAGCGTCGCCAGGTCGACCAGCACCGAGGACGGCTCGTGGAAGACGCCGACCAGATTCTTGCCCGCGTCGGTGTTGATGCCGGTCTTCCCGCCGACCGCCGCGTCCACCATGCCGAGCAGCGTGGTCGGCACGTTGACCAGCCGGACACCGCGCATCCAGGTCGCCGCGACGAACCCGGCCAGGTCGGTCACCGCGCCACCACCGAGGCCTACCACCACGCCACGCCGGTCCAGCCCGATCCGCCCGAGGACCTCCCAGCAGAACCCGGCCACCGAGAGCGCCTTGCCGTCTTCGGCGTCCGGGATCTCCACGCGATGCGCGTCGAGGCCGGCCTCGTTCAACTCCTCGCGGATGGCCTCCGCCGTGGTGGTGAGCGTCGGCGGGTGGATCAGCGCGATCTTCGACGCGTCGCGGACGGTGTCGGTGAGCTCGCCGAGCAGGCCGCGGCCGACCACCACGTCGTAAGGTGTACCGGCCTTGACCTGGATACGGACCGGTTCGGACATCATGCTCCTCGGTTGTGCTGTGCGGCTTCGACCCCGCCGGTTTCACCCAGCCGTGCCTCGATCGCGGTGACCACGTCGGCGGGGAGCAGGTCATCGGTGCCGATCTCGATGGTGGCGACCTCGCGGTAGATCGGCAGTCGCGCATCGAGCAGCGCCTTGTAGGTCGCGCGCGGGTTCACCCCAGCGAGCAACGGTCGCGCGGACGAAACCCCGGTGCGCCGCACGCCCTCGGCCATGCCGACGTTCAGGAAGACCACGGTGTGTCCCGCCAGCCGGCCACGGGTCAGCTCCGACAGCACGGCTCCCCCGCCGACGGCCAGCACCCCGGCGTGTTCAACCAGTGCGACCGCCACCGCTTCCTCTTCCAACGCACGGAAGGCGGGCTCACCGTCGTCGGTGAAGATGTCGGAGATGGATTTGCCGGCCCGGTCGACGATGTCGTCGTCGGTGTCCCTGAACGCGACCCCGAGCCGCGTCGCCAGCAGGCGCCCGACGGTGCTCTTGCCCGAACCCGGCGGACCCACGACGATCGCGCGCGGACTCACCAGCGCTCCTCGAGCGCCCGCAGGTAACCGTCGGCGTTGCGCTTGCTCTCGACCAGCGAGTCGCCGCCGAACTTCTCCAGCGCCGCGTCGGCCAGCACCAGCGCCACAACGGATTCGAGCACCACGCCCGCCCGCGGCACCGCACACACGTCCGAGCGCTGGTGGATGGCGACAGCCGGTTCACCGGTCGTAACGTCCACAGTGGACAAAGCCTTGGGAACGGTGGAGATCGGCTTCATCGCGACGCGCACCCGCAGCGGCTCGCCGTTGGTGATGCCACCTTCGAGCCCGCCCGCCCGGTTCGACCGCCGGGTCACACCGACTGGACCGGTGCCGCGATCGATCTCGTCGTGCGCCTGGCTCCCCCACCGCTTGGCGGTCGTGAAGCCGTCGCCGACTTCCACGCCCTTCATCGCCTGCACGCCCATCAGCGCACCGGCGAGCCGCGCGTCCAGCCGTCGATCCCAGTGCACGTGGGACCCCAGGCCCGGCGGCAGCCCGTAGGCGATCACCTCAATCACGCCGCCGACCGTGTCACCGGCCTTCCGCACGGCGTCCACCTCGGCGACCATCGCCTCGGTGCCCTCCGCGCTGAACGCCCGCACCGGGCTTTCGTCGATCGCGGCCAGGTCCCCGGGTCCGGGCAGCGGTCCGTCCGGCGCCTCGGCACCACCGATCGACACCACGTGGCTGATGATTTCGACGCCGAGCAGCTGCCGCAGGTACGCCCGAGCGACCGTGCCGAGTGCGGTGCGCGAAGCGGTCTCCCGCGCGCTCGCCCGCTCCAGCACGGGACGAGCCTCGGGGAAGCCGTACTTCTGCATGCCGGGCAGGTCGGCGTGGCCGGGCCGCGGGCGGGTCAGCGGCTCGTTGCGGGCGAGGCCCTCGAGTTCAGCCGGGTCGACCGGATCGGCCGACATCACCTTCTCCCACTTGGGCCATTCGGCGTTCTCGATCTGCACGGCGACCGGGCCACCCTGGGTGAGTCCGTGCCGGACTCCGCCCAGGAACTCGATGCGGTCCTTCTCGAAACCCATCCTGGGGCTCCGGCCGAACCCGAGTCGCCGGCGAGCCAGCTGTTCGGTCACGTCGGCGGTGGTGACCTCGACTCCGGCCACCATGCCCTCGAGCACGGCGGCCAAGGCGGGCCCGTGCGATTCACCTGCGGTCATCCAGCGCAACACGCCACGATCCTGTCACGCCCGTGACCTGCCCCAGCGCACACCCTCCACGCACACCAGGCGTGTTCTCACAGACCGGGAAACACCGCCACCAACGAGGTCGCGGCCAGCAGCCCTGGCCCGTGGGGAATGCCATCGTCCCAGGTCGGCGAGCCGCGGATGCGCGCGAGCAGTCCCAGCGTCGCGGTCACCAACGCTGCTACGGTGACCGCCAGCAACATCGCCGTCCAGCCGACCGCGCCCAGAACCAAGCCGAGCGAGCCGGTCAGCTTGACGTCGCCGGCGCCGAGTGCGTGCGGAATCACCCGATGGATCGCCATGTGCAACCCACCGAACACCAGCGCACCCAGGAGCGCTCGCCACAGCAGGTCCGGGCCGTCCTCGATCGACGCCCATACGAGCGCAGCCCCGAAGAGCGGGTAGGCGGGCAACGTCAGCGCATCCGGCAACCGTCGTTCACCCAGGTCGACCACGGACAGCGGAACCGCGACCGTGACCACGGCCAACGGCACCGGTAGCCACCACGACGAGGCGCTGAGCCAGCTGACCACTGGCCACAACAGAGCGAGGACGGCGACGGCGCGCCAGCCGGGCAGCTGTACCGGCGGCATGGTGCGGCGCAGCGCCCAGCGACCGGCGAGTCCAGCGAACCAGCCGATGAGAACGGAACAGGGGAAGAAGAACCAAGGCACGTCGACAGCGTCGGACGAGCTTCGTGGGTCTGGCAAATGAGGAGGGGCGCCTACGGAACAGCGCCCCGGGCAAACCCACGGAAACGGGCCGTTGGCGTAGTTCAGGGCTCCCAGCGCAGCAGCGGTTTGCCCGCCGTCGTGCGGATCTCCAGCGCGGCGATCTCGGCCCGGTGCCAGGTGGTGGCGACGGAGATCTGCGCGGTGTCGTCGGGGATGGCCCGCCAGCTCGCGAGTTCGTCGACCTGGCCTTCACGGTTGACCGCGACCAGCAGGTAGTCCCCCACCTTGCCGCCGTCGTAGCTGCACTTCATGTCCACCCGGGACCCGCCGGGCACTTCCTTGACCTGTGCGACCGCCTCGACCGGGAACTCGCCGAGCGCGACCATCGCGGTGCCCGGTTCCTCCTGCGCGGTCAGCGGGAACGCCACCGCCACGACCAGCGCCGCGGCGGCCACGAGCGCCCCCGCGGTCGTCCACCGTCGACGCAGCCGGACCCGGCGCACCCGCCGCATCAACGACGGCCGCAATCCGCGCGGTTCGTGCGCCACCGGGTTCAACGCGTCGGCCGGCACCTGGGACAGCAGTCCGGGCAACCCCGCCAGCTCCCGCACCCCGCGAGCGCAGTCCCGGCACACTTCCAGGTGCGCTTCGAACGCGTAGCGGTCCTCCGGGGTGAGCGCGCCCAGCACGTAGGCCGCGTCGTAGGACTCGAAGGGGTCATCGGTCATCGCACGACCCCCTTCTCCTCCAGTGCCATCTTCAACGCCCTGAGCGCATAATGCGTCCTCGACTTGACCGTGCCTTCGGCGACCCCCAATCGCCTCGCCGCGTCGGCTACCGAGAAGCCCTGGAAGAAGCAGAGCACGAGCACTTCGCGATGCCGGTCGGACAACTGCCCGAGCGCCTCCGCGACCAGCCACCCCTGCAACGCGCGTTCCGTGTCGTCGGGTACGGGCTGTTCCGGGGGCGCGTCGGTGGTGACTTCGGATCGGGAAGCCGCCGAGCGCCAGTCGTCGATGGCGATCCGGCGCGCCACGGTGAACAGCCAGGCGCGCGCCGAGCCCTGCGACTGGTCGAGCACGCGAGGGTGTTTCCAAGCCCGTAACAGCGTTTCCTGCACGACGTCCTCGGCGCGGGCGGTGTTGCCGCCGGTGAGGCTCAATGCGTATGACCAGAGCGCGGCCGCGTGGTCGGAGTGCAGCGCACGCATCAACTCGTCTTCAGGCGCGTCCTTCACACTCGGGCGCCATCCCGGTCGCGCATCGCGAGCGCCGCGAGGCCGAACACCACGCAGGCGCCCTCGGCGACGGCCGCCCAAACCTGCGACGATCCCCAGAACAGCTCGTTCTTCATGCCGAACAGCCCGACGGTCGTCGAGAGGAAGAAGGCGCCGAGGGTCAACGCGCCGAACCCGGCGGCAGCCAACAGCGGCAGCCAGTGGTGCCAGAACAGCACGGCGAGCGCGAGCACACCGCCGGCCACCACGTTGACCATGAACAGCGGGCCGATCATGTCGATATCGCGGTACCCCAACTGCCAGAGGTCGAAGTGGATCCACGCGGAGCCCAGCAACCCCGCGACGACCATCAACCGTAACGCCCATGTGACCATGGCCGACTCCCTGCGCGCGTGTGGAAGGACACTACTTCCACCACACGGGCGCGGGACCCCGTTGGTTCAGTCGGCGGACCGATTTTGAACCGAATCGGTACTTACGTCGTGTCACTGGGCATGACTGCCGAACAACACACCCGCCGCACCGTCTTGGTCACCGGAGCCGCCGTCGCTGGCGCGGCCGCCGGCACAGTCGCGCTCACGGCCTGCGGCACGGACGATCCCCCACCCTCCGCCGCCGGTGGTGGAGGGCTCGTCGCGCTGGCCGACATCCCGGTCGGCGAGGCGAAAGCCGTCAAATCAGGTGATCAGGAGATCATCGTCGCCCGGCCGACCGACGCGACCGCGGTCGCGTTCAGCGCGGTGTGCACGCACCAGGGCTGCGCGGTCAAGGCCGAGGGCAAGGACCTCACCTGCCCGTGCCACGGCTCGGTGTTCGACGCCCTCACCGGAGCGGTCCGCCAGGGCCCCGCGGACACCCCGCTGCCCCCGGTCGCGGTGAAGGTGGAGAACGGCCAGGTCCTCAGCGCCTGAACCGGACGCGGCCCCGCGAGCCTGAGCCAGGCTCCCGGGGCCGTTCGCCGTTTCCGGCTCAGTCGTTCCAGGTGAACAGCGCGTCGCCCTCGGTGACCTCGGCGCCGGTGGACAGCGACGAGAGCGCCTCCGCCTGGGCGTCCAGTGCGACCACCGGGACCACGGCGGAGTAGCCGGCGGCCGTGACCGCATCGGGGTCCCAGCTGATCAGCGGCTGACCCGCGCGCACGGACTCGCCCTTGACCACGTGCAGGGTGAAGCCCTCACCCTTCTGCTGCACCGTGTCGATGCCCAGGTGGACCAGCACGCCGCGACCGTCCGCGGTGGAGACCACGAACGCGTGCGGGTGCAGCGTGACCACCGTGCCGTCGACCGGGGAGACCGCGTCGGCACGACCGCCCGACGGCTGCACCGCGATGCCCGGGCCGACCATCGCCTGCGCGAACACCTGGTCGGGCACTTCACTCATCGGCACCGTGCGCCCGGCCACCGGGCTCAGGATCTCCAGGCTCACATCAGGTCCTGGATGTCGCTGGCGATCGTGTCCGCCTCCGGGCCCACGATCACCTGGACCACCGAGCCCATCTTCACCACGCCCATCGCGCCTGCCTTCTTCAGCGCGGGCTCGTCGATGACCGAGCCGTCTTCCAGCTCGCAGCGAAGACGGGTGATGCAGCCCTCGATCTCGATCACGTTGTCCGCGCCGCCGAGCGCCGCGAGGATCTTTTCCGGCCTGTCGTCCGCCACCGGTGACCTCCTGAAATCCGGGCCTGGCGCGTTCGCGCCAGGCACAACTACGCCGATCGCCGGTACCGGTGCCGATCACGAGCACGAACTCGTAACGGCGGTTGACACCCGATCAGTCAGCGGAGCATTCTGCCCCATCAATGAATGGTCTAGACCGGAACGTACCAATCTTCGCGGTCTGGTGCGAGCACCAGGGCCCCGAAGTCGGCGGAAGGAGGTGGAGGGCATGAGCGCTGCCGCGTTCCCCTCCCGGCCCGACCGCGTGGTGGACGGTCCGACACCGAAACACGCGCAGCTGCGGGAGATCCTGCGGCACGCGGTCGAGCGGGAGCTGCCACCCGGCTCCCCCATCCCGTCCGAACGCGAGCTGGCGGAGCGCTACCAGGTTTCGCGGCTCACGGTCCGGTCGGCGATCGGCAAGCTGGTCGAGGAAGGGCTGCTGTCCAGGGTGCGCGGCAAGGGCACGTTCACCGCCAGCCGCCGGATGGAACTGCAGCTCTACCTCATGTCGTTCACCGACGACATGCGCCGCCGCGGCCTCGAACCGACCACCGAGGTCCTCGGCACCACCACCGAGGTCCCGCCCGCGGCGACCGCGAACGCGCTCGGCCTCGCCGAGGGCGCCACGGCGCTGCGGCTCAAGCGACTGCGTCGTGCCGACGGGATACCGCTGGCCGTGGAACGCGGCTGGTACCACCCCGTCAAGGTGGCGGGGTTGTTCGACTTGGACCTCACCCGGTCGCTGTACGCGCAGCTGGCCGAGCAAGACATCCGCCTCGACCACGCCTGGCAAACCGTCTGGGCCGAGTCGGCGGACAAGGAAACCGCACGGCTGCTCGGTATCCGTACCGGCAGTCCGCTGCTCGTCTTCCGCCGCGTCTCCAGCATGGCCGGAGCACCGGTGGAGGACATGACTTCCTGGTACCGGGGAGATCACTACCAGGTGACTATGCAGTTGGACCGGAGTTCCCCGGATTCCGGTAACCCCGCCAAACATGGAGGTACCCGATGAGCGCCACCACAACGGGGGCGAAGGGTAGGGGGCTGGCCGGTCTGCAGCGGTTCGGCCGCAGCCTGATGCTCCCGATCGCGACCCTGCCCGCCGCCGGCCTGTTGCTCCGGCTGGGTCAGGACGACCTGCTCGGCAAGGACGGTCTTGGCTGGAACAAGGTCGCCGCAGTGCTCAGCGCCGCCGGCGGTGGCCTGCTCGACTGGCTGCCGTTGCTGTTCGCCGTGGGCATCGCGGTGGGCTTCGCCCGCAAGGGTGACGGCTCCACCGGCGTCGCCGCCGTCGTCGGCTTCGTCGTGTTCAACAAGGTCGTCCAGGTGTTCGCACCGATCAACGAGATGGAGGGCTTCAAGGAGGGCTGGTTCCTCGCCCCGGTCAAGTGGCCGTACTCGGTCCTTTCCGGTGTGATCGTCGGCCTGGTCACCGCGGTGCTGTGGCAGCGGTTCCACCGCATCAAGCTGCCGACCTACCTGGCCTTCTTCGGCGGCCGCCGATTCGTGCCAATCATCAACTCGCTGGTCCTGCTGCTGCTCGGCGTGGTCTTCGGCCTGATCTTCCCGGTGATCGACGCCGGCATGCAGAACCTCGGCGAAGCGGTCACCAGCAGCGACGTGGTCGGTGGCGGCATCTACGGCCTGCTCAACCGCCTGCTCATCCCGATCGGCCTGCACCAGCTGATCAACGTGCCGGTGTGGTTCATCTTCGACGGCGGTGACCTGACCAAGTTCCTCGACGGCGACCCGACCGCGGGCGCGTTCATGACCGGGTTCTTCCCGATCTTCATGTTCGCGCTCCCCGCCGCCGCGCTGGCGATCGCACGGACCGCGAAGCCGTCGCAGAAGAAGGTCGTCACCGGTGTGATGGCGGCCGCCGCGTTCACCTCCTTCCTCACCGGTGTCACCGAGCCGATCGAGTTCGCCTTCATGTTCGTGGCCTGGCCGCTGTACCTGATCCACGCGGTCCTGACCGGTATCTCGCTGGCACTGGTCAACGCACTGGACATCCACCTCGGGTTCTCGTTCTCGGCAGGCGCCATCGACTTCGTGCTCAACTCGTCGCACCCGGCGGCAAGTTCGAACGTCTTGCTGCTCATCCCGATCGGCCTGGTCTACGCCCTGATCTACTACTTCCTGTTCCGGTTCGTCATCATCAAGTGGAACCTGCGGACCCCGGGCCGCGAGGAAGACGACTCGATCGAGGCCGATCTCGACGCCACGGCCGCGAAGTAAGCACAACACGAAAACCCAGCACCACGAGGAAAGGACGGCTCAATGCCGGAGCGACGTGTCAAGGTGGCGAGCAAGGTCGGTCTGCACGCCCGGCCGGCCGCGCTGGTCGCCAAGGCCGCGGCGGCCCAGCCGGTGGCGGTCAGCATCGCCAAGGACGGCGGCACGCCCGTCCCGGCGGGAAGTGTGCTCAGCCTGATGACGCTGGGTGCCGCCCACGGTGACGAAGTGGTGATCACCGCCGAAGGCGAAGGCGCGGAAGCCGCGATCGATGCAGTGGCCGAACTGATCGAGAGCGACCTCGACGCGTAGCGGCAGAGCCGAAAAGCCGCCCCGGGGCACGTCCCAGGGGCGGCTTTTTCGTGCGCCGTCACTCCTTGGGCGGCGGTTCATCCCGCCCATCACCACAGCCGGCAACATCGGGCAGCAGCCCCGTCGACCGGCAGTATCCGGACTTACGCGAACGGTCGTCTCGATCACTCTCTCCCGGCCCCTCGCCGCCACCCCTCGCCTCGTCGCAAGCGCCTGACCAGGCATGTTGCCAGGTTCCGCTGCGACGGCAGGGCCTCCGGCCGTCCCACCGTAACCGCCGCCTACGACAATCCGAATGCATCGGTCGGCCGCCACGATCGTGTGCTCCGAAACGGCGGTCCAGCCGGTTAGCGTCAAGCCATGGAAACCACACCCACGAAGCCTTCCGAGCTTCACCAGGTCATCACCGAGCTCCAACACAACGAGAAGGAGATCTCCCGCCTGCACGCACGCAGAATGAAGCTGGTATCCGAGTTCTGCCGAAGATCCGAGGTCCGGCGTGGCCTTCCCGAACAGCTCGCCATGGCCTTGTCGATGACCAAGCACCGCGCCGCAGCCACCATCGCCACAGCCGAGACGCTGACCGGGCACCTGCCCAAGACCTTCACACTGCTGGAAAAGGGCAGCATTCCGCTGACCGTCGCCGAACGCGTCCGAGACGCCGCCTCTTGGCTGCCTGAAAGCAAGTTGCCCGAGGTCGACAACTTGCTGGAACACACCCTCGAGGGCCGGAACCCGACACAGGCCAGGCGCGTCGCGAACCGAGTGGTCGCCAAGGTCGATCTGGAAGGGCACGCCGATCGCGCCAGGGGCAACCGCGGAGGTCGCCGGGTACGCCTTCGGCACGGCAACGCCGGAACGGCATCACTGGCCGTCAATTCCGCCCCGGTTGAACACGCTGTCGCCGCCTTCGCCAACGTCGACCGGCTGGCTCACCAACTGAAGGCCTCCGGCGAAGCTCGCACTTTGGATCAGCTCCGTGCGGACACGATGCTCGATCTGCTGATGGGCAAGCAACTCGGCG from the Amycolatopsis magusensis genome contains:
- the aroB gene encoding 3-dehydroquinate synthase gives rise to the protein MSEPVRIQVKAGTPYDVVVGRGLLGELTDTVRDASKIALIHPPTLTTTAEAIREELNEAGLDAHRVEIPDAEDGKALSVAGFCWEVLGRIGLDRRGVVVGLGGGAVTDLAGFVAATWMRGVRLVNVPTTLLGMVDAAVGGKTGINTDAGKNLVGVFHEPSSVLVDLATLETLPPNELVAGMAEVVKAGFIADPRILELIEQSPADALDTQGEVLAELVRRAIQVKADVVSADLRESDLREILNYGHTLGHAIERRERYRWRHGAAVSVGLVFAAELARLAGRLGDETADRHAAVLRLLGLPTTYDADALPQLLDGMRTDKKTRSGVLRFVVLDGLAKPGRLEGPDPALLAAAYSAVAADKTGGGSVLL
- a CDS encoding shikimate kinase codes for the protein MSPRAIVVGPPGSGKSTVGRLLATRLGVAFRDTDDDIVDRAGKSISDIFTDDGEPAFRALEEEAVAVALVEHAGVLAVGGGAVLSELTRGRLAGHTVVFLNVGMAEGVRRTGVSSARPLLAGVNPRATYKALLDARLPIYREVATIEIGTDDLLPADVVTAIEARLGETGGVEAAQHNRGA
- the aroC gene encoding chorismate synthase, which gives rise to MLRWMTAGESHGPALAAVLEGMVAGVEVTTADVTEQLARRRLGFGRSPRMGFEKDRIEFLGGVRHGLTQGGPVAVQIENAEWPKWEKVMSADPVDPAELEGLARNEPLTRPRPGHADLPGMQKYGFPEARPVLERASARETASRTALGTVARAYLRQLLGVEIISHVVSIGGAEAPDGPLPGPGDLAAIDESPVRAFSAEGTEAMVAEVDAVRKAGDTVGGVIEVIAYGLPPGLGSHVHWDRRLDARLAGALMGVQAMKGVEVGDGFTTAKRWGSQAHDEIDRGTGPVGVTRRSNRAGGLEGGITNGEPLRVRVAMKPISTVPKALSTVDVTTGEPAVAIHQRSDVCAVPRAGVVLESVVALVLADAALEKFGGDSLVESKRNADGYLRALEERW
- a CDS encoding A24 family peptidase, encoding MPWFFFPCSVLIGWFAGLAGRWALRRTMPPVQLPGWRAVAVLALLWPVVSWLSASSWWLPVPLAVVTVAVPLSVVDLGERRLPDALTLPAYPLFGAALVWASIEDGPDLLWRALLGALVFGGLHMAIHRVIPHALGAGDVKLTGSLGLVLGAVGWTAMLLAVTVAALVTATLGLLARIRGSPTWDDGIPHGPGLLAATSLVAVFPGL
- a CDS encoding anti-sigma factor family protein — its product is MTDDPFESYDAAYVLGALTPEDRYAFEAHLEVCRDCARGVRELAGLPGLLSQVPADALNPVAHEPRGLRPSLMRRVRRVRLRRRWTTAGALVAAAALVVAVAFPLTAQEEPGTAMVALGEFPVEAVAQVKEVPGGSRVDMKCSYDGGKVGDYLLVAVNREGQVDELASWRAIPDDTAQISVATTWHRAEIAALEIRTTAGKPLLRWEP
- a CDS encoding sigma-70 family RNA polymerase sigma factor, with the protein product MKDAPEDELMRALHSDHAAALWSYALSLTGGNTARAEDVVQETLLRAWKHPRVLDQSQGSARAWLFTVARRIAIDDWRSAASRSEVTTDAPPEQPVPDDTERALQGWLVAEALGQLSDRHREVLVLCFFQGFSVADAARRLGVAEGTVKSRTHYALRALKMALEEKGVVR
- a CDS encoding Rieske (2Fe-2S) protein: MTAEQHTRRTVLVTGAAVAGAAAGTVALTACGTDDPPPSAAGGGGLVALADIPVGEAKAVKSGDQEIIVARPTDATAVAFSAVCTHQGCAVKAEGKDLTCPCHGSVFDALTGAVRQGPADTPLPPVAVKVENGQVLSA
- a CDS encoding PTS sugar transporter subunit IIA; protein product: MSLEILSPVAGRTVPMSEVPDQVFAQAMVGPGIAVQPSGGRADAVSPVDGTVVTLHPHAFVVSTADGRGVLVHLGIDTVQQKGEGFTLHVVKGESVRAGQPLISWDPDAVTAAGYSAVVPVVALDAQAEALSSLSTGAEVTEGDALFTWND
- a CDS encoding glucose PTS transporter subunit EIIB, whose product is MADDRPEKILAALGGADNVIEIEGCITRLRCELEDGSVIDEPALKKAGAMGVVKMGSVVQVIVGPEADTIASDIQDLM
- a CDS encoding GntR family transcriptional regulator, giving the protein MSAAAFPSRPDRVVDGPTPKHAQLREILRHAVERELPPGSPIPSERELAERYQVSRLTVRSAIGKLVEEGLLSRVRGKGTFTASRRMELQLYLMSFTDDMRRRGLEPTTEVLGTTTEVPPAATANALGLAEGATALRLKRLRRADGIPLAVERGWYHPVKVAGLFDLDLTRSLYAQLAEQDIRLDHAWQTVWAESADKETARLLGIRTGSPLLVFRRVSSMAGAPVEDMTSWYRGDHYQVTMQLDRSSPDSGNPAKHGGTR
- a CDS encoding PTS transporter subunit EIIC, coding for MSATTTGAKGRGLAGLQRFGRSLMLPIATLPAAGLLLRLGQDDLLGKDGLGWNKVAAVLSAAGGGLLDWLPLLFAVGIAVGFARKGDGSTGVAAVVGFVVFNKVVQVFAPINEMEGFKEGWFLAPVKWPYSVLSGVIVGLVTAVLWQRFHRIKLPTYLAFFGGRRFVPIINSLVLLLLGVVFGLIFPVIDAGMQNLGEAVTSSDVVGGGIYGLLNRLLIPIGLHQLINVPVWFIFDGGDLTKFLDGDPTAGAFMTGFFPIFMFALPAAALAIARTAKPSQKKVVTGVMAAAAFTSFLTGVTEPIEFAFMFVAWPLYLIHAVLTGISLALVNALDIHLGFSFSAGAIDFVLNSSHPAASSNVLLLIPIGLVYALIYYFLFRFVIIKWNLRTPGREEDDSIEADLDATAAK
- a CDS encoding HPr family phosphocarrier protein is translated as MPERRVKVASKVGLHARPAALVAKAAAAQPVAVSIAKDGGTPVPAGSVLSLMTLGAAHGDEVVITAEGEGAEAAIDAVAELIESDLDA
- a CDS encoding DUF222 domain-containing protein, producing METTPTKPSELHQVITELQHNEKEISRLHARRMKLVSEFCRRSEVRRGLPEQLAMALSMTKHRAAATIATAETLTGHLPKTFTLLEKGSIPLTVAERVRDAASWLPESKLPEVDNLLEHTLEGRNPTQARRVANRVVAKVDLEGHADRARGNRGGRRVRLRHGNAGTASLAVNSAPVEHAVAAFANVDRLAHQLKASGEARTLDQLRADTMLDLLMGKQLGGELQARCYLYLDAMTYAGLNDKPAELAGHGVIPAWLARELCSGRKTVFQRIITEPRSGQLTEVSDADYSATGDVAELVQVRDRECRRPGCTRPASPTEVELCDHHDGKPSSGQVGLCSADHHLQGVPGWHHGLAADGTFTVTTPAGKTHTSTPEPLHEPRTADGAPPTGSGRPPRCRCA